One window of the Klebsiella sp. WP3-W18-ESBL-02 genome contains the following:
- the cfa gene encoding cyclopropane fatty acyl phospholipid synthase has translation MATVCSDVINVEELNDNWSRMGNELLQQADIKINGSRPWDIQVHHADFFKRVFQQGSLGFGESYMDGWWDCDRLDILFCKILQAKLDKQMPGNLKDILQIASARLFNLQSRRRAWIVGKEHYDIGNDLFSRMLDPHMQYSCAYWRTASSLEEAQDAKLKMICEKLQLQPGMRLLDIGCGWGGLAEYAARHYGVSVDGVTISQEQQKMAQQRCEGLDVSILLQDYRDLNRKYDRIVSVGMFEHVGPKNYDTYFKVVDRCLKADGLFLLHTIGSNETGVNVDPWINKYIFPNGCLPSIRQIANVSESRLIMEDWHNFGSDYDKTLMAWHQRFNAAWPDIATHYTPRFRRMFNYYLCACAGAFRARDIELWQVLFSRGTEGGMYVYR, from the coding sequence ATGGCGACGGTTTGCTCAGACGTAATAAATGTTGAAGAATTGAATGATAATTGGTCGCGAATGGGCAACGAACTGCTCCAGCAGGCGGATATTAAAATCAACGGCTCGCGCCCGTGGGATATTCAGGTGCATCACGCTGATTTTTTTAAACGCGTATTTCAACAAGGTTCGTTAGGCTTTGGTGAAAGTTATATGGACGGTTGGTGGGATTGTGACCGGCTGGACATTCTGTTCTGTAAAATTCTTCAGGCCAAACTGGATAAACAGATGCCGGGAAATCTGAAGGATATTCTGCAAATTGCCAGCGCGAGATTGTTTAACCTACAGTCGCGCCGACGCGCCTGGATTGTCGGTAAAGAGCATTACGATATCGGTAACGATTTATTTTCCAGGATGTTAGACCCTCACATGCAGTACTCCTGTGCTTATTGGCGTACGGCAAGTTCTCTGGAAGAGGCGCAAGATGCCAAGCTGAAAATGATTTGTGAAAAATTGCAGCTCCAGCCCGGCATGCGTTTGCTGGATATCGGCTGCGGGTGGGGCGGTTTGGCCGAGTACGCCGCTCGCCACTATGGCGTCAGCGTTGACGGCGTGACCATTTCGCAAGAGCAGCAAAAAATGGCACAGCAGCGCTGTGAAGGGCTTGATGTGAGCATTCTGCTGCAGGACTATCGCGATCTGAACAGAAAATACGATCGTATTGTTTCCGTTGGGATGTTTGAGCACGTTGGTCCCAAAAATTACGACACCTATTTCAAGGTCGTTGACCGCTGCCTGAAGGCCGACGGACTGTTTTTACTCCACACTATCGGCAGTAACGAGACCGGGGTTAACGTCGACCCATGGATTAACAAATACATTTTCCCGAACGGCTGCCTGCCGTCAATTCGTCAGATCGCCAACGTCAGTGAATCCAGGTTGATTATGGAAGACTGGCACAACTTCGGTAGTGATTATGATAAAACGCTAATGGCCTGGCACCAGCGCTTTAATGCGGCATGGCCCGACATTGCCACGCACTATACTCCGCGTTTTCGTCGAATGTTCAACTATTACCTTTGCGCCTGCGCCGGTGCATTTCGCGCACGTGATATTGAACTCTGGCAGGTATTGTTCAGCCGGGGAACCGAAGGCGGGATGTACGTTTATCGGTAA
- a CDS encoding VF530 family DNA-binding protein — MTVHTSKDPLHGVTLEMQVNALVARYGWEQLSKLININCFKNEPSVKSSLKFLRRTPWARAEVEALYLDSLNGDVEITPAEPAFDPWANHRAKG, encoded by the coding sequence ATCACTGTGCATACATCTAAAGATCCTTTACACGGCGTTACCCTGGAAATGCAGGTAAACGCGCTGGTCGCGCGTTACGGCTGGGAGCAGTTAAGCAAGCTGATTAACATCAACTGTTTCAAGAATGAGCCAAGCGTAAAATCGAGCCTGAAGTTTCTGCGTCGGACTCCGTGGGCACGCGCGGAAGTTGAAGCGCTGTATCTGGATTCATTGAATGGTGATGTGGAAATCACGCCGGCAGAACCGGCGTTCGATCCGTGGGCGAATCACCGCGCTAAGGGTTAA
- a CDS encoding zinc-binding dehydrogenase, protein MSNNIPHAQTHLAWTWHNSAEPHDLQLERIAIPQPAAGDVLVRNQVIGLNPVDWKVLTPGLVDWQTGHVPGVDGAGTVVALGEGVDKRWLGKRVAYHQSLARPGSYAEHTPVAERALIAIPDALSFDVAASIPCPALTAWLAIEKLPAIQNAPLLISGAGGAVGHYLVQFAAARGFVITAMCNPRHWPRLQAMGAAHCIAGPLAPEQVWPEDKNGTFFAVIDSVNEDHAARLTPALKANGHIICIQGRLTQWPCAPFGRTLSMHEVALGALHWYGDDEAWNDLTTAGVQIFDDLVNNRLVAEETVAVDFDELPQLLDKLRHRQFSGKPLVRINP, encoded by the coding sequence ATGTCGAATAATATCCCACACGCGCAGACGCATCTGGCCTGGACCTGGCACAATAGTGCAGAACCCCATGATCTGCAGCTGGAACGTATTGCGATCCCGCAGCCTGCTGCCGGTGACGTGCTGGTGCGCAACCAGGTCATTGGCCTGAATCCGGTTGACTGGAAGGTGCTGACCCCGGGGCTGGTCGATTGGCAGACAGGACACGTTCCGGGCGTTGACGGGGCCGGAACCGTGGTAGCACTGGGCGAGGGCGTTGATAAACGCTGGTTAGGCAAACGAGTTGCCTATCATCAAAGTCTGGCCAGGCCCGGCAGCTATGCTGAACATACCCCGGTGGCCGAGCGGGCACTTATTGCGATTCCTGATGCGCTAAGTTTTGACGTTGCCGCCAGCATTCCTTGCCCGGCGCTGACCGCCTGGCTGGCCATTGAAAAGCTACCCGCTATTCAGAATGCACCGCTGTTGATTAGCGGCGCCGGTGGTGCGGTGGGCCATTATCTGGTGCAGTTCGCCGCAGCCCGCGGCTTTGTGATTACCGCGATGTGTAATCCTCGACACTGGCCACGCCTGCAGGCCATGGGGGCTGCGCACTGTATTGCCGGGCCACTGGCGCCGGAACAGGTCTGGCCGGAAGATAAAAACGGCACGTTCTTCGCCGTTATTGATAGCGTCAATGAAGATCACGCTGCGCGCCTGACGCCGGCGCTTAAGGCGAACGGACATATTATTTGTATTCAAGGACGGCTGACGCAGTGGCCGTGTGCACCTTTTGGCAGAACGTTGTCTATGCACGAGGTGGCACTCGGTGCGCTGCACTGGTACGGGGATGATGAGGCCTGGAACGATCTCACCACTGCGGGAGTGCAGATATTCGACGATCTGGTGAATAACCGTTTGGTTGCCGAAGAGACCGTCGCCGTCGATTTTGATGAACTGCCGCAGCTCCTTGATAAACTGCGCCATCGCCAGTTTAGCGGCAAACCGCTGGTGCGGATTAACCCTTAG
- a CDS encoding amino acid permease, translating to MNKETEVSRPQWTKKDTIWMMGVYGATVGAGTLFLPVEIGTRGPLVFILLLLLGFPLSLVPHVLICRVFMRDNPADEQSDRTLPLFGSFFGAKGRQLMKLFFCVAHYPVTLVYAVSLINALSHFLTERLHFTGFNRATLTLVVLAILHLVLSKGRDKVVSTMSALALPFAIAIIVVAASQIPAWDFSNIAHAWQSTHSTSASSSLKDLWLTLPLIAFSLCSAPLIPALAYWYREPGNGGETQSVRVIRHAYGLIFFSILFFVLSCILSTPRETFEMAKAQNLNVLSVIGGNDGMSVMIYLAPLIAILGMTKSFLGISMPVAETFNVLAADLFGIKRTSHIKQAKLIISVLMFIITSAVVYLNPDVINMIETLCGPLIAIFLFIIPTWLIFTREALKPLRGMLSAMVMASGVLTVSALLYGMF from the coding sequence ATGAATAAAGAAACCGAAGTATCTCGTCCTCAATGGACGAAAAAGGACACCATCTGGATGATGGGTGTGTATGGCGCTACCGTCGGAGCAGGCACGCTATTCCTGCCGGTAGAAATTGGTACGCGCGGTCCGCTGGTCTTTATTCTACTACTGCTACTCGGTTTTCCGCTGTCGTTAGTTCCCCACGTGCTGATATGCCGTGTCTTTATGCGCGACAACCCGGCGGACGAGCAGAGCGATCGCACGCTGCCGCTGTTTGGTTCGTTCTTCGGTGCCAAGGGACGTCAGTTGATGAAGCTGTTTTTCTGCGTTGCACACTATCCGGTGACGCTGGTGTACGCCGTTTCGTTGATTAACGCCCTCAGCCATTTCCTGACCGAACGCCTGCACTTCACCGGCTTTAACCGCGCGACTCTGACGCTGGTTGTGCTGGCAATTTTGCATCTGGTGCTAAGCAAAGGTCGTGATAAAGTCGTCAGCACCATGAGCGCCCTTGCGCTGCCGTTCGCCATTGCTATTATTGTGGTGGCGGCGTCACAGATTCCGGCCTGGGATTTCAGCAATATCGCCCATGCGTGGCAATCAACCCATTCAACGTCGGCCAGCAGTTCTCTGAAGGATTTGTGGTTAACCCTACCGCTGATTGCTTTCTCGCTGTGCTCCGCGCCGCTGATTCCCGCACTGGCTTACTGGTACCGCGAACCTGGCAACGGTGGCGAGACGCAGTCCGTTCGTGTTATTCGGCACGCCTATGGTTTGATTTTCTTCAGTATTCTCTTTTTCGTACTGAGCTGTATTTTGAGCACCCCGCGCGAAACGTTTGAAATGGCTAAGGCGCAAAACCTTAATGTGCTGTCGGTTATCGGCGGCAACGACGGTATGAGCGTGATGATCTACCTGGCGCCGTTGATTGCGATTCTGGGGATGACTAAATCATTTTTGGGGATCTCGATGCCGGTTGCCGAAACGTTCAATGTCCTGGCGGCAGATCTTTTTGGCATTAAACGCACCAGCCATATTAAACAGGCCAAATTAATCATTTCCGTGCTGATGTTTATTATCACATCGGCGGTGGTTTATCTTAACCCGGACGTCATTAATATGATTGAAACCCTGTGCGGGCCATTAATTGCGATCTTCCTGTTTATTATTCCAACCTGGCTGATTTTCACCCGCGAAGCGCTGAAACCACTGCGAGGTATGCTCTCCGCGATGGTCATGGCCAGCGGCGTACTGACCGTTTCCGCCCTGCTGTACGGGATGTTCTGA
- a CDS encoding antibiotic biosynthesis monooxygenase family protein — MIAVLFEAQAAADHQARYLVLAAELNAALAHIPGFIAIERFKSLSREGTILSLSWWESEASVLEWKRNALHQMAQEEGKRTIFSHYRIRVAQVIREYSSDERGGSHHV; from the coding sequence ATGATTGCCGTACTGTTTGAAGCGCAGGCCGCTGCTGACCATCAGGCCCGCTACCTGGTGCTCGCCGCGGAATTGAATGCCGCACTGGCGCATATTCCGGGATTTATCGCCATTGAACGATTTAAAAGTCTCAGTCGTGAAGGGACTATCTTGTCACTTTCCTGGTGGGAAAGTGAGGCTTCGGTGCTCGAATGGAAGCGAAATGCTCTGCATCAGATGGCCCAGGAGGAGGGGAAACGGACGATCTTTTCCCACTACCGTATCCGGGTCGCACAGGTGATTCGTGAATATTCGTCTGATGAACGCGGGGGCTCGCATCATGTATGA
- a CDS encoding DUF6904 family protein: MLRYELTPNNAGFILWGDSEALNELHELIHYIVDESPLIKVKDGFMLSLAYDIRKAREGNRRVEQHQYDQHDTYKLYGVELLWPLVLVQSSILRNSMGYIQTDKNQLSVMYAFEYLIESALTESERTTSNDIMLTVKYASDSDFNFIEDNIDSRCCYFISLSPEQRKKQLISIVRSFHSLWGKYAREKQDIKMLNEMNNTSWVWPDNINW, from the coding sequence ATGCTTCGATACGAGTTAACGCCGAACAATGCAGGTTTTATACTGTGGGGAGATTCAGAAGCCCTGAATGAATTACATGAACTCATTCATTACATCGTGGATGAAAGCCCACTGATTAAAGTTAAAGACGGATTTATGTTATCCCTTGCCTATGATATTCGTAAAGCACGGGAAGGTAATCGTCGTGTTGAGCAACATCAGTATGATCAACATGATACATATAAGCTTTATGGTGTTGAGCTTTTATGGCCTCTGGTCCTGGTACAGTCCTCAATACTCAGAAACTCAATGGGTTATATTCAGACAGACAAAAACCAGCTGTCTGTCATGTATGCCTTTGAATACCTGATAGAATCAGCATTAACAGAGTCTGAGAGAACAACGTCGAATGATATTATGCTAACAGTAAAATATGCATCAGACTCTGATTTTAATTTCATTGAGGATAATATTGACAGCAGGTGCTGCTATTTTATCAGCCTATCTCCGGAGCAAAGAAAAAAGCAGTTAATCAGTATTGTTCGTTCTTTTCATTCATTATGGGGTAAGTATGCCCGTGAAAAGCAGGACATAAAGATGCTGAACGAAATGAATAATACATCATGGGTCTGGCCGGACAATATCAACTGGTGA
- a CDS encoding ArsR/SmtB family transcription factor translates to MANIAAAMADPSRVSMLCALMDGRAWTATELSTVAGIAPSTASAHLNKLLNGQLILCLAQGRHRYYRLAGREIASLLETLMGVSMKAVPRAKPTTPVHLRKARTCYDHLAGEVAVSLYDFMVEEGWFTSDNASLSVVGSARLDGLGAVISARSSRKPVCACLDWSERRPHLGGEAGAALLKAFTQHGWVERVPGYREVRFTDAGKRALRKHFRVDA, encoded by the coding sequence ATGGCCAACATTGCGGCAGCCATGGCGGATCCTTCACGCGTGAGCATGCTCTGTGCGTTAATGGATGGGCGAGCGTGGACGGCGACCGAGCTGAGTACCGTTGCCGGGATTGCGCCATCCACGGCCAGCGCGCATCTGAATAAGCTGCTGAACGGTCAGCTTATTCTCTGCCTGGCTCAGGGGCGACATCGCTATTATCGGCTGGCCGGACGCGAAATCGCGTCTCTGCTGGAAACCCTGATGGGGGTATCGATGAAGGCAGTTCCACGCGCGAAGCCCACAACGCCGGTGCATTTGCGTAAAGCACGGACCTGTTACGATCATCTGGCCGGTGAAGTTGCCGTTAGTCTGTATGATTTTATGGTTGAAGAGGGCTGGTTTACGTCGGATAACGCATCATTGTCTGTCGTCGGCTCAGCCAGACTCGACGGGTTAGGCGCCGTCATCAGCGCGCGCTCATCGCGTAAACCGGTCTGTGCCTGTCTGGACTGGAGCGAACGACGGCCGCATCTTGGTGGTGAAGCCGGCGCGGCATTGCTAAAGGCGTTTACCCAACATGGGTGGGTTGAACGAGTACCGGGTTACCGGGAAGTTCGTTTTACCGACGCCGGGAAAAGGGCGCTGAGAAAGCATTTCCGGGTTGACGCCTAA
- a CDS encoding helix-turn-helix domain-containing protein, whose protein sequence is MKELPQSVYFRSYVLEANNHVANHSHSFAQFHFAHTGSMRIDVAGKCWVIPAHYGIWIPHNTEHAVWALDEVHLESLDIEPAFLPVPIDDCKMVAISDFVREFIHYATTNIPERYDIKGKDGQLVSVLLDVILKLPEVELMLPWPHNAALIEVCRTIQESPALEHSMEYWADHLGMSARTFSRHFKKETGLPFGAWKQKMRILESVMLLKKNKNVTAVALDVGYSSTAAFSFAFRQAFGVPPSSY, encoded by the coding sequence ATGAAAGAGCTGCCGCAGTCGGTGTACTTTCGTTCGTATGTGCTTGAAGCCAATAATCATGTTGCCAATCATAGCCACTCCTTCGCGCAGTTCCATTTTGCTCATACGGGCAGCATGCGAATTGATGTCGCGGGGAAATGCTGGGTGATACCTGCCCACTATGGGATCTGGATACCGCATAATACCGAACATGCGGTGTGGGCACTGGATGAAGTGCACCTGGAGAGTCTGGATATCGAGCCCGCGTTTTTACCGGTGCCGATCGATGACTGTAAAATGGTGGCCATCAGCGATTTTGTACGCGAGTTTATCCATTACGCTACCACAAATATACCAGAACGTTATGATATTAAAGGTAAAGATGGTCAGTTGGTCAGCGTCCTGCTGGACGTTATTTTGAAACTACCGGAAGTGGAGTTGATGCTACCGTGGCCACATAATGCGGCGCTGATAGAGGTCTGTCGGACTATACAGGAATCGCCTGCATTAGAGCATTCGATGGAATATTGGGCCGATCATTTAGGTATGTCGGCCCGTACCTTCTCGCGTCATTTTAAAAAAGAAACTGGCTTACCGTTTGGCGCCTGGAAACAAAAAATGCGCATTCTCGAGTCGGTAATGTTGCTGAAAAAAAATAAAAATGTGACCGCCGTTGCCCTTGATGTCGGCTATTCCAGCACGGCCGCATTTAGCTTTGCCTTTCGCCAGGCATTCGGTGTACCCCCATCGAGTTACTAA
- a CDS encoding VOC family protein, with product MVPELTNLNVMFVAGFGPVTRDTQDSKAFYINALGLPLKSMDGNDDYLLTDVDALHGVKHFALWPLSQAAKSCFGTAFWPDDIPVPQAWIEFEVADIDIATNTLCDQGYHLLVAKRTEPWGQTVTRLLSPEGLLAGVTITPWLRENR from the coding sequence ATGGTTCCAGAACTCACCAATCTTAACGTTATGTTCGTTGCCGGCTTTGGGCCTGTTACCCGTGATACTCAGGACAGCAAAGCATTTTATATCAACGCGTTGGGCCTGCCGCTAAAGTCCATGGATGGCAATGATGATTATCTGCTGACGGATGTAGATGCACTGCATGGTGTTAAGCATTTTGCGCTTTGGCCACTGTCCCAGGCGGCGAAATCTTGTTTTGGCACGGCGTTCTGGCCTGATGATATTCCCGTTCCTCAGGCATGGATTGAATTTGAAGTGGCGGATATTGATATTGCTACCAATACACTTTGCGATCAGGGATATCATCTGCTCGTCGCAAAACGTACCGAGCCCTGGGGTCAAACCGTGACGCGTCTGCTCAGCCCCGAAGGCTTATTGGCCGGTGTGACCATTACGCCGTGGCTGCGCGAAAATCGCTGA
- a CDS encoding amino acid-binding protein, which produces MYDIHVILQSRPGELARLGTTLGLHGVGLEGGGVFTAGEIAHAHFLVAEGERARQVLVDAGMTVICVTRPLIRRLKQERPGELGEIARVLADAGITILVQYSDHDNRLILLTDDDPLAARLTDKWSVRLP; this is translated from the coding sequence ATGTATGATATCCATGTCATTCTTCAATCTCGTCCGGGAGAGCTGGCGCGATTAGGTACGACGCTGGGCCTGCACGGCGTAGGGCTGGAAGGCGGTGGCGTGTTTACCGCAGGAGAAATTGCACATGCCCATTTTCTGGTCGCCGAAGGTGAACGGGCCAGACAAGTGCTCGTTGATGCCGGCATGACGGTTATCTGCGTAACCCGGCCATTAATTCGTCGCCTGAAGCAGGAGCGGCCCGGTGAGCTAGGTGAGATAGCGCGCGTGCTGGCCGACGCGGGCATCACGATCCTGGTGCAGTACAGCGATCATGATAACAGGCTGATTTTGCTGACCGATGATGATCCTCTGGCCGCCAGGCTGACCGATAAATGGAGCGTTAGATTACCGTGA
- a CDS encoding glycoside hydrolase family 10 protein has translation MTPSSYRFFRLSTLKKASALIVAALLLVSCDSKQPTTPPSTVNPGKSQQSNQPMRGVWLTTVSRLDWPPISSINAGSATQRIDQQQAALRAKLDRLKNLGINTVFFQVKPDGTALWKSDILPWSDVMTGNIGEYPGYDPLQFMLDEAHKRGMKVHAWFNPYRVSTNTKPSTVAALNSTLSMTPPSVFVLHRDWIRTASDRFVLDPGIPDARDWITSIVAEVVSRYPIDGVQFDDYFYTETANSSLNDSATFRRYGQGYASKADWRRSNTQQLIAQVSRTIKQLNPNVEFGVSPAGVWRNRSHDPAGSDTRGAAAYDESYADTRQWVQQGLLDYIAPQIYWPFARDAARYDVLAKWWADVVKPTNTRLYIGIALYKVGEPSKNEPDWTIEGGVPELKKQIDLNESASNINGTILFREGYLEQPQTQQAVDYLKDRWGN, from the coding sequence ATGACTCCCAGCTCTTACCGCTTCTTCCGTCTCTCCACTTTGAAAAAGGCCAGCGCGCTGATTGTTGCCGCCCTGTTATTGGTCAGCTGTGATTCGAAGCAGCCAACCACGCCGCCGTCCACCGTGAATCCGGGCAAATCACAGCAGAGCAATCAACCGATGCGTGGCGTTTGGCTGACGACCGTTTCACGCCTGGACTGGCCGCCAATAAGCTCCATCAATGCCGGCAGCGCCACTCAGCGTATTGACCAGCAGCAGGCGGCGCTGCGGGCTAAGCTCGACAGGCTCAAAAATCTCGGTATCAATACCGTGTTTTTCCAGGTTAAACCTGACGGCACCGCGCTGTGGAAGTCTGATATTCTACCGTGGTCCGACGTCATGACCGGCAATATCGGCGAATATCCTGGCTACGATCCGCTGCAGTTTATGCTGGATGAAGCCCATAAGCGCGGAATGAAAGTCCATGCGTGGTTCAACCCGTACCGGGTTTCCACTAATACTAAACCGTCGACCGTTGCGGCACTCAATAGCACCCTCTCGATGACGCCACCGAGCGTGTTTGTGCTGCATCGTGACTGGATTCGTACGGCGAGCGATCGCTTTGTGCTCGACCCTGGAATTCCGGATGCCCGTGACTGGATCACCAGTATTGTGGCGGAAGTCGTATCGCGCTATCCCATCGACGGCGTTCAGTTCGATGATTACTTCTACACCGAAACCGCTAACTCTTCGCTGAATGACAGCGCCACATTCCGCCGCTATGGCCAGGGTTATGCCTCCAAAGCCGATTGGCGTCGGAGTAACACTCAGCAGTTGATCGCCCAGGTATCCCGCACGATTAAACAGTTGAACCCGAACGTCGAGTTTGGCGTCAGTCCGGCAGGGGTCTGGCGTAACCGTTCGCATGACCCGGCCGGGTCAGATACCCGTGGCGCGGCGGCTTACGATGAATCCTATGCTGATACGCGTCAATGGGTACAACAAGGTTTGCTGGATTATATCGCCCCACAGATCTACTGGCCCTTTGCCCGTGATGCGGCGCGCTACGATGTGTTAGCCAAATGGTGGGCGGATGTAGTGAAGCCGACTAACACGCGTCTGTACATTGGCATCGCGCTGTATAAAGTGGGTGAACCGTCAAAGAACGAGCCGGACTGGACAATCGAAGGCGGCGTTCCGGAGCTGAAAAAGCAAATTGACCTCAATGAATCTGCATCAAACATCAACGGAACCATCCTGTTCCGCGAAGGTTATCTGGAACAACCGCAAACCCAGCAGGCGGTTGATTATTTAAAAGACCGCTGGGGTAATTAA
- a CDS encoding PerC family transcriptional regulator, protein MSAEINALIVLAQLNETKGFYRRALRLWREISTHFDADKAQCRLASEKIDNCSLHLRIKSPHDAPAGNDKKQHVERDKLKIQQLLKQGYSIKEVQHMTGRSSAFIYKYNPRSKPIH, encoded by the coding sequence ATGTCCGCCGAAATTAATGCACTCATTGTGCTTGCCCAACTGAACGAAACGAAAGGCTTTTACCGTCGAGCTCTGCGTCTTTGGCGAGAAATTTCAACGCATTTTGATGCCGACAAGGCTCAGTGCCGACTGGCTTCGGAGAAAATAGATAACTGCAGTTTACATCTGCGTATCAAATCACCCCATGATGCGCCAGCAGGGAACGACAAAAAACAGCATGTTGAACGCGATAAATTAAAAATTCAGCAGCTTCTGAAGCAGGGATACAGCATTAAAGAAGTGCAGCATATGACCGGAAGGTCGAGCGCGTTTATCTACAAATATAATCCCCGTAGTAAACCAATCCATTAG
- a CDS encoding ISNCY-like element ISKpn21 family transposase, whose amino-acid sequence MSAESSGVFTLKEINRIKIIQDVIERRITTRRAAEHLGISDRQCRRLLARYREGGPLGMASRRCGMRGNRQLPPGLADQALELIKTRYADFGPTLAREKLEELHGLFLGKETVRRIMVRAGLWVPRKQRAARIPQPRYRRPCTGELIQIDGCDHDWFEGRGPACTALVYVDDATSKLMELLFVKSESTFSYFEATRRYIDKHGKPLALYSDKAGVFRVNNKHATGGDGHTQFGRAMHELNIQTICAETSPAKGRVERAHLTLQDRLVKELRLQGICSMEAANDFAEAYMADYNRRFGKVPRHDFDVHRAVEHDEDLGLIFTVREKRKVSKSLTIQYDKMLYLIEDSELSRRAIGKYIDVYHYPDGRKELRLNGTLLPYSTYDRLSEIDQGAIVDNKRLGRTLEFISLVQSKRDNTRSQSIPAGDGPSRRRPKQEGKKSQRSLDNDDMLEALKQLQSRSEDIFGKRAR is encoded by the coding sequence ATGAGCGCAGAAAGCTCAGGAGTGTTTACTTTGAAAGAGATCAACCGGATCAAGATTATACAGGACGTCATTGAACGTCGCATCACAACGCGCCGTGCGGCCGAGCACCTCGGTATCAGCGACAGGCAATGCCGCAGACTTCTTGCCCGTTACCGTGAAGGCGGACCGCTTGGTATGGCCAGCAGACGATGTGGCATGCGTGGTAACCGCCAGTTGCCACCCGGGCTCGCAGATCAGGCTCTGGAACTGATCAAGACGCGTTATGCTGATTTCGGTCCGACTCTGGCGCGTGAAAAGCTCGAAGAACTCCACGGACTGTTTCTTGGCAAAGAAACTGTCCGGCGCATCATGGTGCGGGCTGGCTTATGGGTTCCCCGTAAACAACGTGCCGCAAGGATCCCTCAACCACGGTACCGGCGTCCGTGTACTGGTGAGCTGATACAAATAGATGGCTGTGATCACGACTGGTTTGAAGGCCGTGGCCCGGCCTGCACCGCGCTGGTCTATGTTGATGATGCAACCAGCAAACTGATGGAACTGTTGTTTGTTAAATCGGAGTCCACGTTTTCTTACTTCGAAGCCACGCGGCGCTATATCGATAAGCATGGTAAACCGCTGGCACTGTACAGCGATAAAGCCGGTGTTTTTCGTGTTAACAATAAACACGCCACAGGCGGAGACGGGCATACTCAGTTTGGGCGAGCCATGCATGAACTGAACATCCAGACTATCTGTGCAGAAACCAGTCCCGCCAAAGGGCGTGTAGAACGAGCTCACCTCACTTTACAGGATCGTCTGGTCAAAGAGCTGCGGTTACAGGGCATTTGTTCAATGGAGGCTGCAAATGACTTCGCTGAGGCCTATATGGCTGACTATAACCGCCGTTTTGGCAAAGTACCGCGACATGATTTTGACGTACACCGTGCTGTAGAACATGATGAGGACCTGGGGCTTATTTTCACTGTTCGTGAAAAACGTAAAGTCTCAAAATCGTTGACGATACAATATGATAAAATGTTGTACCTGATTGAAGACAGCGAACTGAGTCGCCGTGCAATAGGTAAATATATCGATGTGTATCACTATCCTGATGGCAGAAAAGAGCTGCGCCTGAACGGTACGCTACTTCCCTACTCTACCTACGACCGACTGTCAGAAATCGACCAGGGCGCGATTGTCGATAACAAGCGTCTTGGCCGAACCCTGGAGTTTATCAGTCTGGTGCAGAGCAAGCGGGATAACACGCGCTCTCAGTCAATTCCCGCTGGAGATGGCCCTTCCCGACGACGGCCAAAGCAGGAAGGGAAGAAATCCCAGCGCTCACTGGATAATGATGACATGCTCGAAGCACTCAAACAGCTTCAGTCACGTTCAGAGGACATTTTTGGTAAAAGAGCCCGCTGA